DNA from Mustela erminea isolate mMusErm1 chromosome 18, mMusErm1.Pri, whole genome shotgun sequence:
ttcctcaataaaccTGTCTTagagtaagaagaaaacaaagactgtCCCTGACCCCTTGGCTATTTATGTCTGATCTCATCACAGTCTAGGGCTCTAGATGGCCCAGGGAAGTTGGGCTAAGATCCTGTCCTAAAGGACCATGTTGGGGGTTAAGCTGGCATTTAAGGAAAGTAAACAGCTGGAACTAGAAATCAAATTCatgtcccccctcccctcagcaaagCCCAGGGAGCAGAGATAAGACCAGCAAGCTGCCAAGTGCACTTCCTCACCATCACTGCCACGCCAAGGTCCCGGGCCAGGGTCTTCAGCTCTCGAGCCAGCTGCATCATCAAGGCCAaacctggagaaggagaagcagagggcgAGGGCAGCAGGGCACCTGGGATTGGGCTGATCGGGGACTGGATTCCAAAGGTGGGAGGCTAGATGACGTCCCGGACCCTGGGCTCTGCCGCACCTCTTACCTTCCCTCTGCTGACCTCCCAGAAGTGGGGACACCACCGCAGTGACTGAGTCCACAACCACCACCTTCACAGTCCCTGAGGCGCTGCTCacctggggaggagcagatgccatAAACTAGTTGGCCTCTAGAGAGCGTCCGTTATAGAGCAAGCTTGCTCCTCTATCAGACACGGGCAAGAAATAAGTTCTCCAACCCCAAATAGAACTGTGCAGGCCTCATGGAATTTCAGTAAGGTCTTTTCCTCCTCCGTTTGTAGGTATAATGGATTTTACTGAAGACTTGGTTGGACAGAGGTGGTTTAAATCACAGGATATCGCAGATAcaccaaaataattaaatttgaaaaatccctAATCCAAGTTCTCTGGCCCCAgtcatgaattttctttctttcttttctttgtttaaggtatttttaaagtaatctctacacccaacatggggcttgaactcacagcctcaagatcaagagttgcatgcaaTATACCCATGGAGACAGCCAGGCTCCCAgccctgaattatttttttaagatttttttttccctgaaagattttatttatctatttacttacttatttatttattagagagagagagtgagcccatgcataggggaaggagaaagagagagggagaaggacaagcagactccatactgaatgcagagcccaacgcggggccctgtcccacaaccctgagatcacaacctgagctgaaatcaagagttggatgttcaaccaactgagtcacttaggtgccccaagaatttttttaaaagcaggctcTACACCTAGAGTGGAGccaaatgcggggcttgaactcaggaccctgagatcaagacctgaggtgagatcaagagtgggacattTGGGGTGCTTGGTAACTCAGTTGTTAAACagccggctcttgatttcagctcaggtcatgatctgggggtcctgggatctagccccacattggactccctgctcagtggagatgcTCTGGgatcctctgtctctctctctctcccccaccgcTCCCCCCAATTGTTCtctcttgcacactctctctcacaaataaataaatcttaaaacaacaacaacaacaaaaaggagtgggatacttaaccaactgagccacccaggcaccctcagtccTGAATTTGCTTAGCAGCCATCTCTCTCATGGCCAGCCTCCCCCACCATCATCTTGCcaggctcctcctctccctcttctgcttatTTCCCTAAATTTCCAACTTTCTGTGCTGAAGGGGTTAGTCTTCTCTTTACTTCAGTCTCCTTCTAGATCATGCCTCTAGGGCCTCATCTTCTGCATTTCAAGCAGTTCCAAATACAGATTATATAGACAGCCAGCTGTTAAATCCACCATCTTTTTCTCCACACACGCATAAGCATCGTCCTAGTTTCTTGTACCTAATCTCCCTTACTCTTTTATTACCCAAGTAATTTGCTGTTTCTGTTTCCAcaactttcttttcacttcatacTGGCCAGATCTTGGATATTCAGCATTATCTGGTCTTTTGCACGTTTTCCTTCATCGTCCAGTTACTGACTCTCAACCACCCGTTCGTCTAGGAGAGGACGGCCGAAAGGAAGAGAAGCGAAAACTGAAATCAGCTTAGCTCTTCCTCAGTCTGGGAGAGCAGGTTAAAATCTCTGGCTAAAATGCGGACAGCTAGCCTTTCACTGCTGGTAACTATGGAGCTATCAGGTCATCCGTGGAGGACAGACCCTAAAGTGGCCCCTTGACCTCCACCTCCAGGTGTTTGAGCCCTTGTGTAATCCCCTCCTCCACCTGCGGGCGAGTCCTGTGGTTGGCTTCTGACTAATACAGTGTCAGAGGTGCTGGACTGTCTTGATGAGTCTATGCATCATGGCAAAGGATATTGCTCCCAAGATTACATTATGTAACATGAAACTACATGTTCCATTTTGctctcacttattttttaatctaagttatttgagggagaaggaaagagagtgggagcataagtgaggggaggagcaaagggagtgggagaaacagactccccaaggagcacagagcccaatgaggggctcgatcccaggaccctgagatcacgacctgagctgaagtcagagacttaaccgacTGGGTCACCCACGCGCCCCTTGCTCTCATTCTTGTGCTGTTTTGGTGAAGCAAGTGGGCATGCTGTGAACTGCCTATGGAAAGGGCCACAGGGCAGAGAACAGTGGGAGCCTGGACAACTGCCAGCAAGACACTGAACCCACTAGAAATGAGTCCTAGTGACAACTCCAGTGAACTGGTATGCGGATTCTTCCCCAGTTGTGTCTTCAGATAAGAGCACAGTCCAGGGTACcaatgtggctcagtcagttaagcatgtcccttcagctcaggtcatgatcctggggtcctagaatcaagtcctgcattgggatccctgcttagcagggagtctgcttctccctctctctctaccccacccctctgctcacactcttgctctctctcaaataaataaataaaatatttttaaaaatcttttaagaaggggcacctgggttcctcacccattgagcatctgcctttggctcaggtcataatcccagggtcctgggatcgagccccgccattgggctccctgcttggcgggaagtctgcttctccctctcccatttctgttccctttctcgctgtggctctctgttaaataactaaataaaatcttaaaaaaaaaatttttttttttttaaaagaacatagcCTGGTTGCCATCTTGATTACAGACTATTGAGATCCTAAGCAGAAGCCCCAGCTAAGCCATGCCCAGACTCATGACCCATGGAAACTATGAGGTAATAAGTGTGTTAAGTCATTATGTTTGTGATAACTTGTTACGCAATAATAGAATATATACTATCCTAATGGtcttccagtaaaaaaaaaaaaaaaaacacaagtcatTTGACCTGGGAGTTGAGAGATTTGGTTCTTATCCTAATTTTGCAGTGACTTTGAGCAACTTACTAAACTTCTCTGGTCCTCATTCTCCTCATCCCCAGAAATGAGAGAGTTGGATTAGATCAGGGCTACTTGACTTCATGTCTCAACACACATGGGTCATAATAAGCTACTGCTCCTACGGCAAGTTTCTGTTCAACTATTAAGTGTTCCAAAGTTTGTAAAAATCATTACTTTACATACCATCCCAGGTATGCCCATAGAACATGTGACCCTTTGGGGTCAGAGAAAGTTTAACATGAATTGAACTATTCTAAAacgtctttcttttcttttctttcctttttttttaaatttttatttatttatttgaaagacagagatcacaaaagtaggcagagaggcaggcagagagaggggaagggaagcaggctccccgctgagcagagagcccgatgcagggctcaatcccaggaccctgagatcacgacccgagctgaaggcagagaggctctaacccactgagccacctaggcgcccctccaAGATGTCTTTCTAAATCTAACAGCCTATAAATCAGTGCACCAAATCCTGTCTAGGCAACCAGCAGGTATAAGGTGGTACCAACCCAAATGCTACTCTAAGCCCCTCTTCCTTGTTAACAGGATTCTGGATGTGTTCAGGTAGAGGGCAGAAATCTGAcatcatagggcgcctgggtggctcttcccttcctctctcctactgtgatctctctctgtcaaataaataaataaaatctttttttttttttttttcatgatgaatttttttttttttttatttccagcataacagtattcattatttttgcaccacaccccgtgctccatgcaatccgtgccctctataatacccaccacctggtaccccaacctcccacccaaataaataaaatcttaaaaaaaaaaaaaatctgacatcaTAGAAGGTGGGCCCAACCCCTAGTCTAAGATACACACAAAACTTCATTTTGGCCAACAAGACGTAAGGCTAAGTCTACTAGTGGGTTCTggagaaaaatttttctttcctgataaaacagaagaaggcagaaaaagagggcaTCTATTACTGCCCCGAATATGGGTGTTGATGTGGGAagacatgatgcctccagctatAGCAGCCATTTAGCAGTTATGAGGGGGAAGAGCAAGAGAATCAGACATACCAGCCTAGAGCCCTGAATCCACGGACTTGCCCACTCCAGTTCCGTGGTATCAGGTAATtaaatgtcctcaaggttcaagTGCCTGTCACACAGCCTCTCTTACTTGCAGCTGAAAGTAATCCTTGCTGATCCAGGGAGGATGAATGCGGAAATGAATATGACTTGATCCTGGCATCAAGGGTCTTACTGTTCAGTGGGGATGGGCAGGAAAACAGTGAGGCACTCAGGAATGGATTAAGCACACGGGAATCCCACCCTGGCAGTGGCAGGCACAGCTGGAGTCACCAGATGGCACAATCTGCTTTGCCAGTCTGTCCTAGGCCACCTGCCCCTGGCAGACAGCCTCCCGCAAGCTAGgtgaagcagggaggggcagaacaACAGGCTCACCTGCTGGGACACGGTGCCTCGGAAGTCCTGCAGCACAGCCAACATCTGGAAGACGTCAAACGCACGCACCACCTGGATCTTCTGGAGGGCTCCTGCCTAAGGGTGTGGCAAGGTGAAGAAGGGGCTTTGAATAAGAGGAAGCAGGGGCTCAAGCAAGAtaaagagggattttttttatataaaattttttttaagagattttatttatttgacagagagagatgacaagcaggcagagaggcaggcagagagagaggaggaagcaggctccctgctgagcagagagcccaatacgggactcgatcccaggaccctgagatcatgatctgagtcgaaggcagtggcttaacccactgagccacctaggcaccccgataAAGAGGGATTTTAAAGCTGAACAAGAAACCTAGACATAAGGACTCCAGTCCAAGCTAGCAAATGGGCTTTGTCTCCTGGGCCGGTTCTCATGGTGGTGGTTGCCTGGGTGCCGCACTGTAAAGCCAAGTCAGAGTTCAGGCTCAAGGTATGGCAGGTCTGGTTAGGAATGTCTGCCATGcaagaaatgggaaggaaacaCAGATGCTATGTGCTTGCCAGCCCTGAATTAGGGTGTGCAAGGAGCTGGGTCACTTGGAAGATCGGTGTGGGGACCATCAATGCTGGGATAATGTCCTAACAGGACACTTGAAGAATACAGGAAGAATGAATAGAACAGCACGGTTTCAAAGCCAGAAATGACTGTTCGTCCAAATGCCCAAAATTCAGGCAACATAAGGGATAATGAGGTCTTTCTGTATCGGAACCTTGAAGAAACTCAAACCTCTTGCCCTCACCTGCTCCTCCTCGTCTGGGGTTCTAGCCTGAAGTAGCTGGAGGAGTCGGGAGGCTGTCAGTCCTCCGTTGGAATCAACGTACAGAACATTCTGCTGCAGACTGTAGGCCACATTTGCAGCCACACGAAGACACACCTGAAGAGATGAGGCATTGGGAGAACGTGAGTCCCCAAAGAGGGCCCAGAATGGGATTTCCCCCCACCAAATCCTGTCCAGATCCCACTGACGTGAATGGGCCAAGctcaagttcaagccccactccTCACCACCTATCTTCTCTCTGAATCACAAGTACATTGGCAGAAGCTCCCCCAGGGGTCCGGAGCCATGCACccaccttcccacctcccccGTCCCCACGTCCTCCCGGCTGCTGGCTGCCCACGTACCTGGGTTTTGCCACTACCTGGGCCTCCTACAATCTCAGTCACTTCTCCAGTGTAGAGACCAGCATCAAGCAGTTTGTCCAGGCTGGTGAAAGAGAAGGAATAGAATCAACCCAGCAGACTGGAGGGAACAGAGGGGAATAGGaagcaagaaggaaaagcaagatgTTGCTTCCCAAGCCTGGGTTCTGTCCAGAGATGGTCTGAACATCCCTAGGGAAAGAGGGCACAGGTACAAGCTCTGCCTTGGGCCCCTCCTCATGCATTCGCTCTCAGCCCGAAGATCACTCTGCTCTCCACAGAGGTCTCTGCCATCCCAGCAAAGGGTCCTCTTTCCATTCTGGATCTTAATCCCTTACAGGTTTCCTTGATAGCATTTCTCAtaatttgtcattatttatttgttatgatatttacttattaaagatctttacttatttgaaagagaaaaagagatagcgAGAGATGGAGTTGGGGGGTGGAGTGTGGACAGAAGCAGACACCCAAAGAGccgggagcccactgtgggggctcaatcccaggaccgtggaatcatgacccaaggcaaaggcagacacttaacctactgagccacccaggtgcccctgtcattttttaaattttgaaataattatacattCATAGGAAgtcgccaaaaaaaaaaaaaagattgtacaGGGAGGTCTCATGtacccttcccctccctttccttaaTGGTGACCTCTTGTACTGCACAACATCGCAAGCCAACCACAGTGCAATCAACAGAGCTTATCCAGACTTCCCGTGttccatgtatgtgtgtatgtgtacggTTCTaagcaatctttttctttttttaagattttatttatttatttgacacagagagatcacaagtaggcagagaggcgggggaaccggggctcgatcccaggaccctgagatcatgacctaagccaaaggcagaggcttaaccaactgagccacgcaggcaccccagttctATGCAATCTTATCACACATGTATGTTCATGCAAACAGAGTATTTCCATCACTACATGtctcccctgcccaccctgctatagccacccccccatcccaccctgagtccctggcaaccacccatcTGTTCTCTACCTCTGTCATGAtgttatttcaagaatgttacGTGCATAGAACCACACTGCATGTAGCCGTTGTGGCTGGCTTCTTTCGCTCAGCATCTTGAGATCTGTCCAAGTTGCTGTATCCCTAGCTGttgttttttattgctgagaAGCAGCCCATGGTACAGACACACCaagtttatttaaccattcactCACAGAAGTCTGTTTAGGCTGCTTCCAGGTTGGGGCAATTGTGAATCAAATGGCTATGatcatttgtgtacaggtttttgtgtaaacttctttttatttctctggaataaatgcctaaggggcgcctgagtggctgagtgggttaagcctctgacttcggctcaggtcatggtctcagggtcctgggatcgagccctaaatcgggctctctgctcagcagggagcatgcttcccttcctcttcctctgcctgcctctctgcctacttgtgatctctgtctgtcaaataaataaataaaatctttaaaaaaaaaaaaaatcttttaaataaataaataaatgtctaagAATACAACtgccagggggcacctggctggctcagtcactggggCCTGGgtctctcgatctcagggttggaagtctgaaccccatgttgggtgtagagattacataaaaataaaatatttgggcgcctgggtggctcagtgggttaagccgctgccttcggctcaggtcatgatctcagggtcctgggatcgagtcccgcatcgggctctctgctcagcagggagcctgcttcctcctctctctctgcctacgtgtgatctctctctgtcaaataaataagtaaaatctttaaaaaaaaaaaaagaaaaaaaaaataaaatatttaaggggtgtctgggtggttcagtcaattaagtgtccaactcttgattttggctcaggtcatgacctcatgttTGTCAGACtaagcccagcatagggctccaCGTTGGgtacagaatctgcttaagattctctctccctgggttcctgggtggctaggtcggttaagcatctgccttcagctcaggtcatgatcttggggccctggtatttagccccacatagggctccctgctctgtggggagcctgcttctccctctccctctgccagtctcctggcttgtgctgtctttctctgtgtcaaatggataaataaaatcttaaaaacaacaaaaaaagattctttccctgtgcgcctctccccatctctaaaaactaaaaaaacaaaaaacacaactgttGGGTTGTACAGTAAGCAcatgttaattttcatttcttttttttaaatttaaattcaattaattaacatgtaatgtaatACTtgtctcaggggtacaggtctgtgattcatcagttgtatataatacccagtgttcattacaacacataccctcctcgatgtccatcaccctgttaccccattcccttccccaccctcctccagcaaccctcagttcgtttcctatgactaagagtctctcatggtttgtctccctgtctggtttcatcttgtcttatttcttcctctcctcccctatgatcctctgcctggtttcttaaatttcacatatcagtgagatcatataattgtctttccctgattgacttatttctcttagcataacatcctccagttccattcacatcactgcaaatggcaagatgccatttttttttgatggctgcagcacatgttaattttataagaaactatgAACTACTTCCCTGAGTGGCTATGCCATGTTACTATCCCACTAGCAATGAATGAGTaatccagtttctccacatccttaccaccATTTAGTCTTGTCACCATTTTTTGGTGTGTCTGTTCTGGTAGGTATGTAGTAATATatctcatgctttttttttttttttttaagattttatttatttgacaaagagacagatcacaagtaggcagagaggcaggcagggagagaggaaggcaagcaggccacctgatgagcagagagcctgatgcgggactagatcccatgaccctgagaccatgacctgagccaaaggcagaggcttaacccactgagccacccaggtgccccatctcatgctttttaaaaaaagattttatttattcactttatttttgagattttatttatttataaagatttatttatttgacagagagagacatagagcaggaacacaagcaggcggagtgggagaagcagcagcaggcttcccgatgaacagggagcctgatgcagggctccatcccatcatgacctgagcagaaggacaacacttaacgactgagccacctaggcaacccatgagattttacttatttatctgacagagagatagggagagagggaacataagcaagggaaGTGCGAGAGGGATAAGCAcgttctgcactgagcagggagcctgacgtagggctcaatcccaggaccctgggatcatgacctgagccgaaggcagatgcttaatcaactgagccacccaggtgccccttaagaatTCTATATTCTAGATGGAAGTCCTTtgtggcttgcaaatattttccccactcTACagcttgtctttttctcttttgcagagcaaaagttttaattctgaattcatccttaattttattttttgattaaaaattttatctatattaATGACACTttggtgtcaagtctaagaacCCTTCACTTAGCCCTAGTTCtcaaagattttcttccttttattctaaAAGCTTGACAGTTTtagggtgcctgcctggctctaCTTGAGGAGCATGtaacttgatctcagggttgtga
Protein-coding regions in this window:
- the RAD51D gene encoding DNA repair protein RAD51 homolog 4 isoform X2 yields the protein MCLVLQGELPISALQSWALVALRRVLLAQFSAFPCNGADLYEELKTSTAILSTGIQSLDKLLDAGLYTGEVTEIVGGPGSGKTQVCLRVAANVAYSLQQNVLYVDSNGGLTASRLLQLLQARTPDEEEQAGALQKIQVVRAFDVFQMLAVLQDFRGTVSQQVSSASGTVKVVVVDSVTAVVSPLLGGQQREGLALMMQLARELKTLARDLGVAVMVTNHMTRDRDSGDLKPALGRSWSFVPSTRILLDIEEGAGASGSWRRARLTKSPRLPTGFQEVVDIGTWGPPEQSPASQGDQI